Proteins found in one Arthrobacter pascens genomic segment:
- a CDS encoding LacI family DNA-binding transcriptional regulator, protein MVTTKDIAVHLQLSVSTVGRALADDARISDQTKARVRQAASELGYVGNHAARMMRGAPSNVVGLVIPDIRNSFYFTIAHELSAIMAGEDYQLMLAETFDDRLIERRHLRELSASHAAGVVIAPTPNPHSDSINMLSGMPHVQLLRKHSSLGAQWFGLDDRRALKDATTHLLDLGHSRIAYIGAPADLPTGRERLEGYSQALRENNVPLRAHLIELGPPASPEHAREAMRRLLNRSSPPTAVVLGSVLHTVGVLDGLLEMDVDVPTELSVVGFGDQSGFSWWGPGLTTVSLPIGDVATSCGLWFIRRLNNPPAGNDPYESASVGWLVPRGSTAAPPAASRERSA, encoded by the coding sequence ATGGTCACGACCAAGGATATCGCTGTACATCTGCAGCTGTCGGTCTCCACAGTGGGCCGGGCGCTGGCCGATGACGCGCGTATCAGTGACCAGACCAAGGCACGGGTCCGCCAGGCAGCTTCCGAGCTGGGATACGTAGGCAATCACGCTGCCCGAATGATGCGCGGGGCTCCCAGCAACGTCGTAGGGCTGGTCATCCCTGACATTCGGAACAGTTTCTACTTCACCATTGCCCATGAGCTGTCCGCGATCATGGCCGGTGAGGACTATCAGTTGATGCTGGCCGAGACATTCGATGACCGCCTCATTGAGAGGCGCCACCTTCGCGAGCTGTCGGCGAGCCACGCGGCAGGTGTTGTTATTGCCCCCACCCCCAATCCACACAGCGATTCGATCAATATGCTGAGCGGAATGCCGCACGTCCAGCTGCTGCGCAAGCATTCATCACTGGGTGCCCAGTGGTTCGGCCTGGACGACCGCCGGGCGCTCAAGGATGCCACCACGCACCTGCTGGATCTCGGCCACTCCCGGATCGCCTATATCGGAGCGCCTGCCGACCTGCCCACTGGCCGGGAGCGGCTCGAAGGCTACAGCCAGGCCTTGCGCGAAAACAACGTCCCGCTACGCGCCCATCTGATCGAACTCGGCCCGCCGGCGTCTCCCGAGCACGCCCGGGAGGCCATGCGCCGGTTACTGAACCGATCCAGCCCGCCAACCGCCGTCGTCCTTGGCTCCGTCCTTCACACTGTGGGCGTGCTGGATGGATTACTGGAGATGGACGTCGACGTTCCTACGGAACTGTCCGTGGTGGGCTTCGGTGATCAAAGCGGTTTCTCCTGGTGGGGGCCTGGCCTGACTACCGTCAGCCTGCCCATCGGCGATGTGGCCACCTCCTGCGGCCTTTGGTTCATTCGCCGGCTCAACAATCCGCCCGCCGGGAATGACCCCTACGAGTCCGCGTCGGTGGGCTGGCTGGTGCCACGGGGCAGCACTGCTGCACCTCCCGCGGCATCGCGCGAGCGCTCCGCCTGA
- a CDS encoding 3-hydroxyacyl-CoA dehydrogenase NAD-binding domain-containing protein, with product MSETVTETRTTYVDHAGFRFAVLTLENNSHRPVTLGPASLAWFEAAVGAIDVSRVDAVAVTGEGSVFCDGADLKMMTDAAGPEQAEDVARRGLDALGRLAALPVPTFAFINGTALGGGLELALHANYRTAADSVRAMGFPEVRLGLVPGWGGIPRTVALLGATETARLVITDSLAGKNLSARRAAELGLVDVILPEDGFLPASLDFAAGLLSRPAMAATAMSAPATEATAAPQTSKGHGPSRTVMDGSAALDAVRRQLDVPLRGAAPAPYRALELIAAAAAVNKQAGASAVNTAGNARDLAEIKAFGELLLSDEARASIYAFHLTQSLAKKPAGRPAAQPLPVRSVGVVGAGLMASQLALVFAQQLRVPVRITDLSPDRIDIALAWIAGQLDKLVNRGHLTATDAQAIRVLITGGTDKAAFADCDVVIEAVFEQLEVKRAVFAELEPLLPPETLLLTNTSSLSIEAMGASLARPGRLIGFHFFNPVAVLPLVEIIAVPQTDETTLATGFELAKRLRKTAVLATDTAGFVVNRVLTRLFDEVLALIDEGSDPMVVNHALDPLGLPMTPLALLQFIGPAVQLHICETMHQAYPQRFGVSRSLTMLVAAGLPGYLDHDGGLSPSAAALLPPTTLTDAGKVRATLLGALAEEVTVMLDESVVAGPEEVDLCMILGANFPFHTGGLTPLLDREVGSAFHPELRVPVPAAG from the coding sequence GTGTCAGAAACCGTTACCGAAACCCGAACCACCTACGTTGACCACGCCGGTTTCCGCTTTGCCGTCCTGACCCTGGAGAACAACAGTCACCGCCCCGTAACCTTGGGCCCGGCGTCGCTGGCCTGGTTCGAGGCCGCCGTGGGCGCCATAGATGTCTCCAGAGTGGACGCCGTGGCCGTGACCGGAGAGGGCTCCGTTTTTTGTGACGGTGCCGACCTGAAGATGATGACAGACGCTGCCGGCCCGGAGCAGGCTGAGGATGTTGCCCGTCGGGGCCTGGACGCGCTTGGCCGGCTGGCGGCGCTTCCGGTGCCCACCTTCGCGTTTATCAACGGGACCGCGCTGGGAGGCGGGTTGGAACTGGCTCTGCACGCCAACTACCGCACTGCCGCGGACTCAGTCCGGGCCATGGGCTTTCCTGAGGTCCGCCTGGGTTTGGTTCCGGGCTGGGGCGGCATCCCACGCACCGTTGCCTTGCTCGGCGCGACGGAAACAGCACGTCTGGTGATCACCGATTCGCTTGCCGGGAAAAACCTTTCCGCCCGGAGAGCTGCTGAACTCGGCCTGGTTGATGTCATCCTGCCGGAGGACGGGTTCCTGCCCGCATCGCTCGATTTTGCTGCCGGCCTCCTCTCCCGACCGGCGATGGCGGCAACGGCGATGTCGGCACCGGCGACAGAGGCGACGGCGGCGCCACAGACCAGCAAAGGGCACGGGCCTTCCCGGACTGTGATGGATGGATCCGCAGCCTTGGACGCCGTGCGGAGGCAGCTGGATGTCCCCCTACGTGGCGCCGCCCCCGCTCCTTACCGCGCCCTCGAGCTGATCGCGGCGGCGGCCGCCGTCAACAAACAGGCGGGGGCGTCAGCCGTCAATACTGCTGGCAACGCCCGAGATCTGGCTGAAATCAAGGCCTTCGGCGAGCTGTTGCTCTCCGACGAGGCCCGCGCCAGTATTTACGCCTTCCACCTCACGCAGTCACTGGCGAAGAAGCCCGCGGGCAGGCCAGCTGCCCAACCTTTGCCGGTGCGGTCTGTAGGCGTGGTTGGGGCCGGACTGATGGCCAGCCAACTCGCCCTCGTCTTCGCGCAGCAGCTCCGCGTTCCTGTACGGATCACGGACCTGTCCCCAGACCGTATCGACATCGCGCTGGCCTGGATCGCCGGGCAGCTGGACAAACTCGTGAACCGCGGACACCTGACGGCCACCGACGCCCAGGCCATTCGCGTGCTGATAACCGGAGGCACTGACAAAGCGGCCTTCGCTGATTGCGACGTGGTCATTGAAGCGGTCTTTGAGCAATTGGAGGTCAAGCGCGCAGTCTTTGCGGAGCTCGAACCGCTGCTTCCGCCGGAAACACTGCTGCTGACCAATACATCCTCGCTGTCCATCGAAGCCATGGGCGCCAGCCTGGCCCGGCCTGGACGGCTGATCGGCTTCCACTTCTTCAACCCAGTCGCCGTGCTTCCGCTGGTTGAGATTATCGCTGTGCCGCAGACAGACGAAACCACACTGGCAACCGGGTTTGAACTGGCCAAGCGGCTGCGCAAGACGGCTGTACTGGCCACGGATACGGCTGGCTTCGTAGTGAACCGCGTCCTGACACGGCTGTTCGATGAGGTCCTCGCCCTGATTGACGAGGGCAGCGATCCCATGGTGGTCAACCACGCCCTGGATCCGCTCGGACTGCCCATGACGCCGCTGGCACTGCTGCAATTCATCGGACCGGCGGTGCAGTTGCACATCTGCGAAACGATGCACCAGGCCTACCCGCAGCGCTTCGGTGTCAGCCGCAGCTTGACCATGCTGGTGGCTGCCGGGCTCCCCGGCTATTTGGACCACGACGGCGGCCTCTCACCTTCCGCCGCTGCCTTGCTGCCGCCGACGACCCTCACAGATGCGGGCAAAGTCCGCGCCACCCTCCTGGGGGCCCTGGCCGAGGAAGTTACCGTGATGCTGGACGAATCGGTGGTCGCGGGACCAGAAGAGGTTGACCTGTGCATGATCCTTGGCGCGAATTTTCCGTTCCATACTGGCGGCCTGACTCCGCTGCTCGATCGGGAAGTGGGCTCCGCCTTCCATCCGGAGTTGCGCGTACCTGTCCCTGCCGCCGGTTAG
- a CDS encoding glycoside hydrolase family 68 protein produces the protein MFNRSTTKRVRLTFTGGAITAGALAVTMVVGAASATALPDLQPGPEPTIHTQEAFAPEDDFTAKWTRADARQLMRLSDPDAPSRENSMPAELTMPTVPQDFPDMSNGQVWVWDTWPLTDEDGNQYSVNGQEIIFSLVADRSLGFDDRHVFAKIGYFYRPAGIPAEERPENGGWTYGGLVFKEGVTGQIFPDQSYSHQTQWSGSARIFKGGEIKLFFTDVAFYRNPDGSNRKPYDPRIALSVGKVHANKEKVFFTGFDTVTSLLQADGTYYQTGEQNEFFNFRDPFTFEDPAHPGETYMVFEGNSAMARNEAQCNEADLGYREGDPHAETVEQVNASGAPFMIGNIGLAKAKNKELTEWEFLPPILSANCVTDQTERPQFVFKDGKSYLFTISHRSTFAAGLDGPEGVYGFVGDGIRSDFQPLNGGSGLALGNPTNLNFSGGEPFAPDFNQHPGHFQAYSHYVMPGGLVQSFIDTIGTHDNFVRGGTLGPTVKMDIGVGGDPTSTAVDYTYGDGGLGGWADIPANLNVNNGGKIK, from the coding sequence ATGTTCAACAGATCAACAACCAAGCGCGTCAGGCTCACGTTTACGGGAGGCGCGATCACGGCTGGTGCGTTGGCCGTGACGATGGTGGTCGGCGCCGCGTCGGCGACTGCGTTGCCTGATTTGCAACCCGGTCCGGAGCCGACGATTCATACGCAGGAGGCATTCGCACCGGAGGATGACTTCACTGCGAAGTGGACCCGGGCGGATGCTCGACAGCTTATGCGGCTGAGCGACCCGGATGCGCCGTCGCGGGAGAACTCGATGCCAGCCGAGTTGACGATGCCCACGGTGCCACAGGACTTTCCGGACATGTCGAACGGGCAGGTCTGGGTGTGGGACACCTGGCCGCTGACCGATGAGGACGGCAACCAGTACAGCGTCAATGGCCAGGAAATCATCTTCTCGCTCGTCGCCGATCGCAGCCTCGGATTCGATGACCGGCACGTGTTCGCGAAGATCGGCTACTTCTACCGTCCCGCCGGCATCCCCGCCGAGGAGCGGCCCGAGAACGGCGGTTGGACTTACGGTGGGCTGGTGTTCAAGGAGGGTGTGACTGGTCAGATTTTCCCGGATCAATCCTATAGCCACCAGACTCAGTGGTCGGGTTCGGCGCGCATCTTCAAGGGCGGCGAGATCAAGCTCTTCTTCACCGACGTCGCGTTCTACCGCAACCCCGACGGCAGCAACCGCAAGCCGTACGACCCGCGCATCGCGCTTAGCGTCGGCAAGGTGCACGCGAACAAGGAGAAGGTGTTCTTCACCGGATTCGACACAGTGACGAGCCTGCTGCAGGCCGACGGCACGTATTACCAGACCGGCGAGCAGAACGAGTTCTTCAACTTCCGCGACCCGTTCACCTTCGAGGACCCGGCGCACCCGGGTGAGACTTACATGGTGTTCGAGGGCAATTCGGCGATGGCGCGCAACGAGGCCCAGTGCAATGAGGCGGACCTCGGCTACCGCGAGGGCGATCCTCATGCCGAGACGGTCGAGCAAGTCAACGCCTCGGGAGCGCCCTTCATGATCGGCAACATCGGTCTTGCGAAGGCGAAGAACAAGGAGCTCACCGAGTGGGAGTTTCTACCACCCATCCTCTCGGCGAACTGCGTGACAGACCAGACCGAGCGCCCGCAGTTCGTGTTCAAGGACGGCAAGTCCTATTTGTTCACGATCAGCCACCGCAGCACCTTTGCGGCCGGCCTCGACGGGCCTGAGGGTGTCTACGGCTTCGTAGGTGACGGCATCCGCAGCGACTTCCAGCCCCTCAACGGCGGGTCGGGTCTCGCGCTCGGCAACCCGACGAACCTCAATTTCTCGGGCGGCGAGCCGTTCGCACCTGACTTCAACCAGCACCCCGGCCACTTCCAGGCGTACTCGCACTACGTGATGCCCGGCGGCCTGGTGCAGTCATTCATCGACACGATCGGGACGCACGACAACTTCGTGCGGGGCGGCACGCTCGGGCCGACTGTGAAGATGGACATCGGCGTCGGAGGCGATCCGACCAGCACCGCCGTGGATTACACCTACGGCGACGGCGGACTCGGCGGATGGGCCGACATTCCCGCCAACCTCAACGTCAATAATGGAGGCAAGATCAAGTAA
- a CDS encoding CaiB/BaiF CoA transferase family protein, protein MIDTGPQGPPAGALAGIVVADFSRVLAAPYATMLFGDLGADVIKIERPGSGDDTRHWGPPFTDDHEATYFLSVNRNKRSFTADMSAAADHDHLVELIRRADVLIENFRPGTMARHGLSYDQMAAINPRLVYCSITGFGSDDAAADLPGYDLLVQAVGGLMSVTGPAPGQPVKAGVALVDVLTGLHAAIGVLAALRARETTGRGQLVEVNLLSTLLSSMVNQSVGYTAAGAVPGILGNRHPSIAPYQLFPASDRPVVIAVGNDRQFTQLCTALGIPEAAKDPRFATNTARVTHIDELDRTIMARTAGQTADHWYRVLSSHGIPCGPVNNIAEAFAMANELGLNARVTVGTGHDKAAHDGVNQDSVDLAANPITLSDTPVSYRRRPPRLGQHADEVRAWLNSLPVTESPQHHSNNNNQPMGAHP, encoded by the coding sequence ATGATTGACACCGGTCCGCAAGGTCCGCCTGCCGGCGCGTTGGCGGGGATTGTCGTCGCAGATTTCAGCAGGGTGCTGGCTGCGCCGTACGCGACGATGTTGTTCGGTGACCTTGGCGCCGACGTCATCAAGATCGAGCGTCCCGGTTCCGGTGACGATACCCGTCACTGGGGTCCGCCGTTTACCGATGATCATGAGGCGACGTACTTCCTGTCGGTCAACCGCAACAAGCGCTCCTTTACTGCCGACATGTCAGCAGCGGCTGACCATGACCACCTGGTCGAGCTGATTCGGCGCGCTGACGTGCTGATCGAAAACTTCCGCCCTGGAACAATGGCACGGCACGGGCTGTCCTACGACCAGATGGCCGCGATCAACCCACGGCTGGTGTACTGCTCGATCACGGGGTTCGGCTCGGACGATGCGGCCGCGGACCTGCCTGGCTACGACCTGCTGGTGCAGGCCGTAGGAGGGCTGATGAGCGTCACCGGGCCGGCACCCGGTCAGCCGGTCAAGGCCGGCGTCGCCCTAGTTGACGTGCTCACGGGGCTGCATGCCGCGATCGGTGTGCTGGCCGCCCTGCGGGCGCGGGAGACAACCGGACGGGGCCAGCTTGTGGAGGTCAACCTGCTCAGCACTTTGCTGTCCAGCATGGTCAACCAGAGCGTGGGCTACACCGCCGCGGGCGCCGTTCCGGGCATCCTGGGAAACCGGCACCCTTCGATCGCGCCCTACCAGCTGTTCCCCGCTTCGGACAGACCGGTGGTCATCGCTGTTGGCAACGACCGGCAGTTCACGCAGCTCTGCACCGCCCTTGGCATTCCAGAGGCAGCGAAGGATCCACGTTTCGCCACCAACACGGCCCGCGTGACCCACATCGATGAACTCGACCGCACCATCATGGCCCGGACCGCAGGCCAGACCGCCGACCACTGGTACCGGGTGCTGTCATCGCATGGGATTCCCTGCGGACCGGTCAATAACATCGCCGAAGCCTTCGCGATGGCAAATGAGCTTGGCCTCAATGCCCGTGTAACCGTCGGCACCGGCCATGACAAGGCCGCCCACGACGGCGTGAATCAGGACAGCGTAGACCTGGCCGCCAACCCGATCACCCTGTCCGACACCCCGGTGTCTTACCGCCGGCGGCCACCGCGGCTTGGGCAGCACGCCGATGAAGTGCGTGCCTGGCTCAACAGCCTGCCCGTCACAGAATCCCCGCAACACCACAGCAACAACAACAACCAGCCAATGGGAGCACACCCGTGA
- a CDS encoding acyl-CoA dehydrogenase family protein, with amino-acid sequence MDLATDYLDIDSLLSHQELDLRSQVRQFVDDRIRPNINAWYEDAVFPQDLVKEMGILGLLGMHLTGYGCGGRSAVEYGIAAMELEAGDSGIRTFVSVQGSLAMSAIAKFGSEEHKRQWLPGMAAGELIGCFGLTEPTAGSDPANMLTRAERVGQGWVLNGAKRWIGLASIADVAIIWAATDDGIRGFVVPTDTEGFVATPIPEKLSMRASIQCDITMENVQLPGTAVLPEVTGLRGPFSCLNEARYGILWGAMGAARDAYQTVLAYANQRTQFGKPLASFQLTQQKLVDMVLEIQKGTLVALQTGRLKDSGRLRPEQISFGKLNNVRQAIEICRSARTILGGNGITLEYSPLRHANNLESVRTYEGTDEIHTLIMGRAITGIQSFS; translated from the coding sequence ATCGACCTCGCCACCGACTACCTTGACATCGACTCCCTGCTCAGCCATCAGGAGCTCGACCTGCGCAGCCAGGTCCGCCAGTTCGTCGACGACCGCATTCGGCCCAACATCAATGCCTGGTACGAGGACGCGGTCTTCCCTCAGGACCTTGTCAAGGAGATGGGAATCCTGGGCCTGTTGGGCATGCACCTGACCGGCTACGGCTGCGGCGGCCGTAGCGCTGTCGAATACGGAATCGCCGCCATGGAACTTGAAGCCGGCGATTCCGGCATCCGCACCTTCGTCTCCGTGCAGGGGTCCTTGGCCATGAGCGCGATCGCGAAGTTCGGGTCAGAGGAGCACAAGCGCCAGTGGCTCCCCGGCATGGCGGCAGGTGAGCTCATCGGCTGCTTCGGCCTCACCGAGCCCACTGCCGGCAGCGATCCCGCCAACATGCTCACCCGAGCGGAACGGGTTGGGCAGGGCTGGGTGCTGAACGGCGCCAAGCGCTGGATCGGCCTGGCCTCCATCGCAGATGTTGCCATCATCTGGGCAGCAACCGACGACGGCATCCGCGGCTTCGTCGTCCCGACGGACACCGAGGGCTTCGTGGCCACCCCGATCCCGGAGAAGTTGTCCATGCGCGCCTCCATCCAGTGCGACATCACCATGGAGAACGTCCAGCTGCCTGGCACTGCCGTGCTCCCCGAAGTGACCGGCCTCCGGGGCCCCTTCTCCTGCCTGAATGAAGCAAGGTATGGCATCTTGTGGGGCGCCATGGGCGCCGCCCGTGATGCGTACCAAACGGTCTTGGCCTATGCGAACCAGCGGACCCAGTTCGGCAAGCCGCTCGCCTCGTTCCAGCTCACCCAGCAGAAGCTGGTGGACATGGTGCTGGAGATCCAAAAGGGAACGCTCGTGGCCCTCCAGACCGGGCGCCTGAAGGACTCCGGACGGCTGCGCCCCGAGCAGATTTCTTTCGGGAAGCTCAACAACGTCCGGCAGGCAATTGAGATCTGCCGCTCCGCGCGCACCATCCTCGGCGGAAACGGGATCACCCTCGAATACTCGCCGCTGCGGCACGCCAACAATCTTGAAAGCGTGCGGACCTATGAGGGTACCGACGAGATCCACACCCTGATCATGGGCCGCGCGATCACTGGCATCCAGAGTTTTTCGTAG
- a CDS encoding VOC family protein has translation MLPPVDLRPPFNITRTSHLRLNVADLAASRDFYTTVLGLVVTEEDHSTVYLRGLAEACHHSLVLEKSTDGGTARRIGFRVFFEEDLDEAYRYFRDRGLPAEWVDMPHQGRTLHVADPVGTPLELCATMETRPRLHINFEQYKGAHAQRLDHFQLLTPDVYELCAFYSELGFRNSEYLEYGDELVGAFMYRKGTCLDLAMVPGDGPSLHHFAYTVSESHDIFTACDFAGILGYGDQVERGPGRHGPGGMLFAYLRDPDGHRVEVFNSHYQTIDLETEPVRWDAASVSTNARWGLPALEQWYFEASPFVGAPLKSPAVRPAPMTLEKFLASPQLP, from the coding sequence ATGCTGCCACCGGTCGATCTACGTCCGCCGTTCAACATCACCCGAACCAGCCACCTGCGCCTGAATGTGGCTGACCTTGCCGCGAGCCGTGATTTCTACACCACGGTCCTCGGCCTGGTGGTGACCGAGGAGGACCACTCCACGGTCTACCTGCGTGGCCTCGCGGAGGCCTGTCACCACAGCCTTGTGTTGGAGAAGAGCACCGACGGCGGCACCGCCCGCCGGATAGGATTCCGCGTCTTCTTCGAAGAGGACCTGGACGAGGCCTACCGCTACTTTCGTGACCGGGGGCTCCCGGCCGAGTGGGTGGACATGCCACATCAGGGCCGCACCCTGCATGTCGCAGACCCTGTCGGGACGCCGCTGGAGCTGTGCGCAACCATGGAGACCCGGCCCCGGCTGCACATCAACTTTGAGCAGTACAAAGGCGCCCACGCCCAGCGGCTGGACCACTTCCAGTTGCTCACGCCCGACGTCTACGAGTTGTGCGCTTTCTACAGCGAACTGGGCTTCCGCAACTCCGAGTACCTTGAGTACGGCGACGAACTTGTGGGCGCCTTCATGTACCGCAAGGGCACTTGCCTTGACTTGGCAATGGTGCCCGGCGACGGTCCAAGCCTCCATCACTTCGCTTACACCGTCTCCGAGAGCCATGACATCTTCACCGCCTGCGATTTCGCCGGCATCCTGGGCTACGGCGACCAGGTGGAACGTGGTCCAGGCCGGCATGGCCCCGGCGGCATGCTCTTCGCTTACCTCCGTGATCCGGACGGTCACCGGGTTGAGGTCTTCAACAGCCACTACCAGACAATCGATCTTGAGACCGAGCCGGTGCGCTGGGACGCCGCATCGGTGAGCACCAACGCGCGCTGGGGACTGCCCGCCCTGGAGCAGTGGTACTTCGAGGCCTCGCCCTTCGTTGGCGCACCGCTGAAGTCCCCGGCTGTCCGTCCTGCCCCCATGACACTGGAGAAGTTCCTGGCCAGCCCCCAACTCCCCTAA
- a CDS encoding acetyl-CoA C-acetyltransferase, which produces MHHTDIVIVGAARTPQGKLMGQLAPLTAVELGGAAIASAVDRAGINLAAVGAVIMGHVLQAGAGQNPARQAAVAGGIPLGAHAVTVNKVCLSGLSAIIDASRLLRLGEADVVVAGGQESMSHAPHLLPGSRAGHLYGDSALIDSAAHDGLTDAFDHQAMGLATDHANEALGITRAHQDKAAADSHRRAAAAQAGGIFDAEIVPIKVPRRRGAAQLANTDEGVRADSNEESLAKLRPAFSPTGTVTAGNASPLNDGAAAVVLTTRGYAEAHGLEIMAVLHAHGQTAGQDTTLPDKPAHAIGKALGTAGWSVGDLDFVEINEAFASVSVHSAAQLGIGMDRVNVNGGAIALGHPIGASGARVVVAAVHELQRRGTGKAAVALCGGGGQGEALLLSR; this is translated from the coding sequence ATGCACCACACTGACATTGTGATCGTCGGGGCAGCGCGCACGCCTCAAGGCAAACTGATGGGACAGCTCGCGCCGTTGACCGCCGTGGAGCTCGGCGGCGCTGCCATCGCGTCGGCAGTTGACCGTGCTGGCATCAACCTCGCCGCGGTCGGCGCCGTCATCATGGGACACGTGCTCCAGGCCGGGGCAGGGCAGAACCCGGCGCGGCAGGCAGCAGTGGCAGGGGGCATTCCGCTGGGCGCCCACGCCGTCACAGTGAATAAGGTGTGCCTGTCCGGATTGAGCGCGATCATTGACGCCAGCCGGCTCTTGCGGCTGGGGGAGGCTGACGTGGTGGTGGCGGGAGGGCAGGAATCAATGAGCCACGCCCCGCACCTGCTTCCGGGCTCGCGGGCCGGGCACCTCTATGGCGATTCTGCCCTCATCGACTCAGCAGCGCACGACGGCCTCACCGATGCCTTTGATCACCAGGCCATGGGCCTTGCCACGGACCATGCCAATGAGGCGTTGGGAATTACCCGCGCCCACCAGGACAAAGCTGCGGCCGACTCCCACCGGCGGGCAGCGGCGGCGCAGGCAGGGGGGATCTTCGATGCTGAGATTGTCCCCATCAAGGTGCCGCGGCGCCGCGGCGCAGCCCAGCTGGCAAACACTGACGAGGGTGTGCGGGCGGACAGCAACGAAGAATCCCTGGCCAAGCTCAGGCCAGCGTTCTCCCCAACCGGCACTGTTACCGCAGGCAATGCCTCGCCCCTGAACGACGGTGCAGCCGCCGTCGTCCTGACAACCCGCGGCTATGCGGAGGCGCACGGCCTGGAGATTATGGCGGTGCTCCACGCCCATGGACAGACGGCGGGTCAGGACACCACGCTGCCCGACAAACCGGCTCATGCCATCGGCAAGGCACTGGGGACGGCCGGCTGGAGCGTTGGCGATCTGGACTTCGTGGAGATCAATGAGGCGTTTGCCTCAGTCTCCGTCCACTCAGCCGCGCAGCTGGGGATCGGTATGGACCGAGTCAACGTCAACGGCGGAGCCATCGCCCTCGGCCATCCCATTGGCGCTTCCGGAGCACGTGTGGTGGTGGCTGCCGTCCATGAGCTCCAGCGCCGCGGTACCGGCAAGGCCGCCGTAGCGCTGTGCGGCGGAGGTGGCCAAGGCGAAGCGTTGCTCCTGTCACGATGA
- a CDS encoding MFS transporter, whose product MSHSTPSSAGQAPATAGSAAGPAVPTYPEPMDAISMDAIPSSPAPSRVKDNPEGMPTKVVAAVSLGVLAITFMLNAMDRQVFFPLLGTISTEYGFSLQAGGLLATIFTLGMAIAGIPAGFLVERFSRKAVLIVSIVIYSLGTLATPLASSWADMAVYRIISGLGEGMQAAALFAAVGAFFHLRRGLALGILGFAFGLGATFGPALGIMFAGQFGTWRAPFMIFGVLGLLLAVVVAFAVSRKFTERAISLTGVEGSYDYMPEKAYNRNSLAIAAAAGCGSIALYGFLGLYPTFLTTQLGISTGESAVALSFVGLGGLAGLLGGWIGDRINQRTLLIVSLVVMAVLGVLIYQVQASFAWQCVFAGLMGVFGTGVFFPNMNSAIQRAVRPHQVGRAAGLFVTCYYGSAAFSGLLFAALVPSVGWQGAGLLQVTVLPLAAAAIMLIVRTPLFNNAVRASSH is encoded by the coding sequence ATGTCCCACTCGACCCCTTCCAGCGCAGGCCAAGCCCCGGCTACAGCTGGATCTGCCGCCGGGCCTGCCGTGCCCACCTACCCTGAGCCCATGGACGCCATTTCCATGGATGCGATTCCGTCCAGCCCGGCACCATCACGGGTGAAGGACAACCCCGAGGGCATGCCCACCAAGGTCGTTGCTGCCGTGTCGCTCGGGGTATTGGCCATCACGTTTATGCTCAATGCGATGGACAGGCAGGTCTTCTTTCCCCTGCTGGGCACTATCAGCACTGAGTATGGGTTCAGCCTGCAGGCCGGCGGGCTGCTGGCCACAATCTTCACCCTGGGGATGGCCATAGCAGGCATCCCTGCAGGGTTCCTGGTGGAGCGCTTCTCGCGCAAAGCCGTCCTGATAGTCAGCATTGTGATCTACTCCCTGGGCACACTGGCCACGCCACTTGCCTCCTCGTGGGCCGACATGGCCGTGTATCGAATCATCTCGGGCCTGGGTGAGGGGATGCAGGCCGCAGCGCTGTTCGCCGCGGTCGGTGCCTTCTTCCACCTCCGCCGGGGCCTCGCCCTGGGCATATTAGGCTTCGCATTTGGCCTGGGTGCAACCTTCGGGCCGGCCCTTGGCATCATGTTCGCCGGCCAGTTCGGAACCTGGAGGGCCCCCTTTATGATTTTCGGAGTACTCGGGCTGCTGCTCGCAGTGGTGGTCGCGTTCGCTGTCAGCCGCAAATTCACCGAGCGGGCGATTAGCCTGACCGGCGTCGAAGGATCCTACGACTACATGCCGGAAAAGGCCTACAACCGTAACTCCTTGGCGATTGCCGCGGCCGCCGGCTGCGGCTCCATCGCCCTGTACGGATTCCTGGGCCTGTACCCCACCTTCCTGACTACTCAACTGGGCATTTCCACCGGAGAGTCCGCAGTGGCGCTGAGCTTCGTGGGTCTGGGAGGCCTGGCCGGCCTGCTCGGCGGCTGGATCGGGGACCGGATCAACCAGAGGACCCTGCTGATCGTTTCCCTGGTGGTGATGGCGGTCCTCGGTGTGCTGATCTACCAGGTCCAGGCGTCGTTCGCCTGGCAGTGCGTCTTCGCCGGCCTCATGGGTGTGTTCGGTACCGGCGTCTTCTTCCCCAACATGAACAGTGCCATCCAGCGGGCAGTCCGTCCGCACCAGGTGGGGCGGGCCGCCGGTCTTTTCGTCACGTGCTACTACGGATCGGCCGCCTTTTCCGGCCTGCTGTTCGCGGCGCTGGTGCCAAGCGTCGGCTGGCAGGGAGCCGGCCTGCTGCAGGTAACCGTGTTGCCGCTGGCAGCCGCCGCCATCATGCTGATCGTCCGGACGCCACTCTTCAACAACGCGGTCCGCGCATCCAGTCACTGA